The proteins below are encoded in one region of Winogradskyella helgolandensis:
- the hemH gene encoding ferrochelatase has product MKGILLVNLGSPDSPSPKDVKKYLGEFLMDERVIDVPLWARTLLVKGIILNTRPKQSAAAYQKIWWEEGSPLIVLSERLQVKVQEKVDYPVALAMRYGSMTIKKGLQELVDKGCTEIKTIPLYPQFAMATTETIDVKVDELVAEHFPNVKITRTPAFYNREDYINVLSKSIGETLNDLDYEHILFSYHGVPERHIRKSDITNGNCQMNGKCCFKMGSKQHEFCYRHQCEITTVNVAKKLGLKNGTYSTTFQSRLGFDPWLQPYTDRTIERMGKAGTKKMAIVTPAFVSDCLETLEEIAMEGEEIFHEMGGEEFTVIPCLNDRDDFADVMANIITEWASAKTTVV; this is encoded by the coding sequence ATGAAAGGAATTTTATTAGTTAATTTGGGTTCTCCAGATAGTCCAAGTCCTAAAGATGTTAAGAAATATCTTGGCGAATTTTTAATGGACGAACGTGTAATTGATGTGCCACTTTGGGCAAGAACCTTATTAGTAAAAGGTATCATTTTAAATACGCGGCCAAAACAATCGGCTGCCGCATATCAAAAAATTTGGTGGGAAGAAGGGTCTCCGTTAATTGTATTGTCTGAACGACTGCAAGTAAAAGTACAAGAAAAAGTAGATTATCCTGTAGCTCTTGCTATGCGTTATGGTAGCATGACTATTAAAAAAGGCTTGCAGGAATTGGTAGATAAAGGTTGTACTGAAATAAAAACAATCCCACTATATCCACAATTTGCAATGGCTACCACAGAAACGATTGATGTAAAAGTTGATGAGTTGGTCGCTGAACATTTTCCAAATGTAAAAATTACTAGGACTCCAGCGTTTTATAATCGTGAAGACTATATCAACGTACTTTCTAAAAGTATAGGTGAAACTTTGAATGATTTGGATTATGAACATATCCTCTTTAGTTATCATGGAGTTCCTGAAAGACATATTAGAAAAAGTGATATTACCAATGGCAACTGCCAAATGAATGGTAAATGCTGTTTTAAAATGGGTAGTAAACAACATGAATTTTGTTACCGTCACCAATGTGAAATTACCACTGTAAATGTGGCAAAAAAGTTAGGTTTAAAAAATGGCACATATTCTACGACGTTTCAGTCGAGACTTGGTTTTGATCCATGGTTACAGCCTTATACAGACAGAACCATTGAGAGAATGGGTAAGGCAGGCACCAAAAAAATGGCGATTGTAACGCCTGCTTTTGTAAGTGACTGTCTAGAAACATTGGAAGAAATTGCGATGGAAGGTGAAGAAATCTTCCACGAAATGGGAGGGGAAGAATTTACAGTTATTCCTTGTCTCAACGACCGCGATGATTTTGCTGACGTCATGGCTAATATCATTACGGAGTGGGCAAGTGCAAAAACCACTGTGGTGTAA
- a CDS encoding MATE family efflux transporter, translating into MANVSSQDLGNQPIGKLLIKQAVPASIGILVMSLNILVDTIFVGNWIGATAIAAINVVLPVSFFIAALGMAIGIGGSSIISRALGSNNLVKALKTFGNQLTLTFLFTVSFAVFGLYFVDTLIPAFGGKGNIFEPAKVYYEIILYGVPILGFVMMGNTVIRAEGKPKFAMYAMMIPSIGNLILDYVFINILDYGMAGAAWATTGSYVVSFLFIMWYFLSKNSELKIDLSHFKLDKAIVSEIGSLGFVTLVRQAVVSVTFLLVNNALFNFGGETSVTAYAIVGRLSMFALFPIYGITQGFIPIAGFNYGAEKFQRVKESIYTAIKYATILATIVFVGLMVFPEVITKWFTTDLEVIRETPSNMRWTFAAVPIVALQLIGAAYFQAVGKAMPALLLTLTRQAIFFIPLMYVLPLYFGELGIWMSFPISDVLSTIVTAYFLYREVKLSLNAELIE; encoded by the coding sequence ATGGCAAATGTATCGTCACAAGACTTGGGAAATCAGCCTATAGGTAAATTACTTATTAAGCAAGCCGTACCAGCATCTATTGGTATTTTGGTGATGTCCCTTAACATCTTGGTCGATACTATTTTTGTAGGTAATTGGATTGGCGCAACAGCCATTGCGGCGATTAATGTTGTATTACCAGTGTCGTTTTTTATTGCTGCCCTTGGTATGGCAATTGGTATTGGAGGTTCTTCAATTATTTCAAGAGCCTTAGGGAGCAATAACCTAGTAAAAGCCTTAAAAACATTTGGAAATCAATTAACATTAACTTTTCTATTCACTGTATCATTTGCTGTTTTTGGATTGTATTTTGTGGATACACTGATTCCTGCTTTTGGTGGAAAAGGAAATATTTTTGAGCCTGCAAAAGTCTATTACGAAATCATTCTTTATGGTGTTCCAATTCTCGGATTTGTAATGATGGGTAATACCGTCATAAGGGCCGAGGGAAAACCAAAATTTGCAATGTATGCAATGATGATTCCATCCATTGGAAACCTAATTCTAGACTACGTCTTTATTAATATTTTAGATTACGGAATGGCTGGTGCTGCATGGGCAACTACAGGTTCTTATGTGGTTTCTTTTTTATTTATTATGTGGTATTTTCTTTCTAAGAATTCAGAATTAAAAATAGACCTTTCACATTTTAAATTAGATAAAGCCATTGTTTCTGAAATTGGTTCTTTAGGCTTTGTGACTTTGGTGAGACAAGCTGTTGTTAGTGTGACGTTTTTACTCGTTAACAATGCCTTATTTAATTTTGGTGGCGAAACTTCGGTCACCGCTTATGCCATAGTGGGTAGGCTGAGTATGTTTGCGTTATTTCCGATTTATGGTATTACACAAGGCTTTATTCCTATTGCTGGTTTTAACTATGGAGCCGAAAAATTTCAACGTGTAAAGGAATCTATTTATACAGCCATAAAATATGCGACGATTTTAGCAACGATTGTATTTGTTGGATTAATGGTTTTTCCTGAAGTGATTACAAAGTGGTTTACAACCGATCTTGAAGTTATTAGAGAGACTCCAAGTAATATGCGGTGGACGTTTGCAGCCGTACCAATTGTAGCATTGCAACTTATAGGAGCGGCGTATTTTCAAGCAGTTGGAAAAGCGATGCCAGCATTGCTACTGACGCTTACCAGACAAGCAATTTTCTTTATCCCGTTAATGTATGTTTTACCTTTATATTTTGGGGAATTGGGCATCTGGATGTCATTTCCTATTTCAGATGTGCTTTCAACTATAGTAACGGCTTATTTTTTATATCGTGAAGTAAAGTTGAGTTTGAATGCTGAATTAATTGAATGA
- a CDS encoding CopD family protein: MEYYDYIKSLHLIFVITWFAGLFYIPRLFVYQIESFHKPSPEKEILGKQLKLMAKRLWFIITWPSAILAILFAIWLMILMPSWFQMDWMHVKLLFVFLLFIYHYKTHIYFKQLQNDEVKVSSSFMRIWNEGATFILFAVVFLVILKSSINWIFGIIGLVVLGVLIMLGFKLYKNIRAKNPDA; encoded by the coding sequence ATGGAATATTACGACTACATAAAATCCCTTCATCTTATATTTGTAATTACATGGTTTGCCGGTTTGTTTTACATTCCAAGACTTTTTGTATATCAAATTGAATCCTTTCATAAACCATCACCAGAAAAGGAAATTTTAGGAAAACAACTAAAATTAATGGCAAAGCGTCTTTGGTTTATTATCACTTGGCCTTCTGCAATTTTGGCCATCTTGTTTGCGATTTGGTTAATGATTTTAATGCCAAGTTGGTTTCAAATGGATTGGATGCACGTTAAATTGTTATTTGTATTCTTACTATTCATTTACCACTATAAAACACATATCTACTTTAAACAACTTCAAAATGATGAGGTTAAAGTCTCGTCTAGTTTTATGCGTATCTGGAACGAAGGGGCAACATTCATACTATTTGCAGTTGTTTTTCTCGTGATATTAAAAAGTTCCATCAATTGGATTTTTGGAATTATCGGATTAGTCGTTTTAGGAGTTTTAATTATGTTAGGTTTCAAACTGTATAAAAATATTCGTGCTAAAAATCCGGATGCATAA